TCCGGGTTGATTGCCAAGAGCGCCCGGAACAAAAGTAGCCTGTGCCAGGTTGTTTTCTCCATTCCAGAGTTGAACCCAGGCAATATAATGATCAAAATCATCCGGGTGCGGATATTCATCCCCCAATTTTACCGTTACTTTAAATTTTTCCCCTTTTTTGGCTGTTTTTTCGCAATGAATAAAGGGTGAATGACGGTCAATGTAATCTCTTTTTGCTTCGCGGTCAATGGTCGAAATGTCGACATATCTGTTAATTTTCATGGTTGTATTATTTAAAATGATTATTAATAAGGCAAAAGTATAAAAAATATGATAGGAAAACCGATTTACTTAATCTTTTTTAACATTTTCCTGAACCGATTCAGTATCAGCTTGTTCCGAATCAAGTCCCAAATCAGAAGCCAGTTTTTGCTGCAGCGTGGAAGGTTCGATGTTATGACGGATGTTGCCGCCGGTACAATACGAAATATTACCGGTTTCTTCGGATACCACAATGGCAATGGCATCGGATATTTCAGTAAGACCGACTGCTGCACGGTGCCGCAGTCCGGCATAACGGGGCAGTTTCTTTTTGGAAACCGGCAACACACAGCCAGCCGCTTTTATCCGGTTTTGGGTGATGATCATCGCCCCATCGTGTAATGGGCTGTTTTTAAAAAAGATGTTTTCAATAAGCGGACTGCTGATCACAGCATCAATAATCACCCCGGTGTTCACCACCTGTTGTAATTCATTTTGCCGTGTAATCACAATCAATGCCCCCTGCTTGATATTGCTCATGTGCCGGCAAGCCACCACCACCGGATTGGTATCGGTTTCGTACGACGATTCAAACCAGTTGGATAAAAAAGCAAAATGTTTTCCATACTTTCCAAGAAACGACGGGGTACCCAATGCCAACAGAAACTGCCGGATTTCCGGTTGAAAAATAATGAGAAACGCAATAATTCCCACACTGATAAATGCACCAAGAATATCTGACAGCAGTTGCATCTTTAGTGCAGCAGTAATTTTCCAGAGCACAAAGATGGCTACAATCCCCAGAAAGATATTAATGGCTGCGGTGCCCTTCAGCAACTTGTACAGCATAAAGAGTAAAACCGCCACCAAAAAGATGTCGACCAGGTCAAGAATACGAATGTGGATAAAAATTGCTTCCAAATTTAAACGCTTTTACGGGGTAAAATTAATACGAATTGCCCGAATTCCCAAAGTTACGGTAAAATTCAACCAGTCGGACAACTTCAACTGCTTCTTTTACATCGTGTACACGCAAAATATTGGCCCCGTTGAGTAACGCCAGGGTATGCAATGTTGTAGTACCGTTCAATGCTTCCTCCGGTTGGGTTTGCAGTACTTTATTGATCATCGACTTCCGCGAAATTCCCGCCAGGATCGGAAGATTTCCTACTCTGACATCGCCGAGTTGTGCCAGCAACCGGTAATTGGCTTCCAGGGTTTTGCCAAAGCCAAAACCGGGATCCAAAATAATATTTTCCACGCCTTGTTCTCGTAACTGTTGCACACGACCGGAAAAGAAAGTACTTACTTTTTCAACAATCGTCTGACGCGGGACAGGATGCTGTTGCATGGTTTGCGGTGTGCCGTGGATATGCATAAGAATATAAGGAACATTAAGCCGGGCGATCGTGCTGAACATATTGGTATCCATGGTTCCACCGGAAATATCATTAACAATATGCGCTCCCGTTTCAACAGCTTCTTTTGCTACACCGGAACGAAAAGTATCAATGGAAAACAGCGCCTCCGGAAAATGAGCAACCAGTTTCTCCAGTACCGGTAACAATCGTCTTTTCTCTTCTTCTTCATCCACTTCCGGTGCTCCCGGGCGGGTGGAAACGGCACCAATATCAATTATATCAGCACCATCCTTCAGCATTTCTTCCGCATGATACAGTCCTTGTTCCCCATCAATATATTTTCCGCCATCAAAGAAAGAATCGGGGGTAAGGTTTAAAATTCCCATGATTTTCGGACGGGAAAAATCAATGATTTTTTCTCCTGCCCGGATCTTTTGTATTGCCGGAAAAAAAGTATCTTTATTGCCCATAAAAAAAGACCATTTTACCGTGTCAAAAGTAGGGAATTATTAAACGTAATTTATGGAAAACAAAACAGCGCAGCAGTTTGAAACCATCATGCAGCAATGTGTGGATGTTTTTGAGAAAAAGATGAAAGATTACGGGTCAGCCTGGCGGATCTTACGAACTTCCAGCCTTACTGACCAGATTTATATTAAAGCCAAAAGGATTCGCAGCATTCAACTGAAAGGTGAACAAAAAATAAAAGAAGGAATCGTTCCCGAATTTATCGGTATTGTCAATTATTCGGTCATGGCCCTGATTCAACTGGAAAAAGGAGTAGCCGACAGCCCGGATCTGGACGAAGAAACTGCCCGCAAATTATTCCGGAAATATCTCGAGAAAGCACGCGATTTGATGTTAAATAAAAACCACGACTATGGCGAAGCCTGGCGAAATATGCGTATTTCTTCTTTAACCGATATCATTTTAATGAAACTCCTTCGCATCAAACAAATCGAAAATAACGAAGGAAAAACAATGGTTTCGGAAGGACTGGATGCCAATTATTACGACATCATCAATTATTCTGTTTTTGCACTCATTAAAATTTTACTGGAAGGTGAGCAGGAATAAAGCCAGACGTTTTGTTTATGTTTTAATGAATATTGTCCGAATAGTGCTCGGACTGGTTTTTCTGTTTTCTTCGGTAGTAAAAGGTATTGATCCGGTAGGCACTTCATACCGCGTTCAGGATTATCTTCAGGTATACGGGTGGACGGCATTGCTGCCTTATGCCATGGAAATTACTTTCTTGATTATCCTGTCGGAGTTTTTATTGGCCATTGGATTTTTGTTTCGTCTTTTTATCCGGACAGCGGCGAAAGCCATGTTGCTGATGCTGTTGTTCTTTTTAGTGGTCACCTGGTTCGATGCACGGTATAATATGGTTCCTGATTGTGGTTGCTTTGGCGATGCGGTTAAGCTAACCAACTGGGAAACTTTTTATAAAAATGTGGCGCTGCTTTTTCTGAATGTCGTATTCCTTTTTTGGGGAAGCAAAGACCAGAAAAGCAAGAGGACAAAAGGCCGGCAGGCCGTGATCCTTGTTCTCTTCGGAATGGGTTTTTTAGGATTTATGGGCTATAATCTTTACCATCTTCCGGTAATAGATTTCCGCGCATGGAAAACAGGCCGGGATATGACGGTTGTTCCGCAAAATCCTAAGCGTTACGTGGTTTATGAAAATAAAAAAACCGGACAACAAAAAACTTTTCTTTTTCCGGATTACCCTTGGAAAGACACGGCCTGGATGGCACGATGGAAATTTGTAAAACAGTACACTTTTCAACCGGTCATCAACAAAAAGTATAACCTGGTTATAGAAGATGCAGCCGGCAACGATTGTTCGCGCAAAATCATCGAATATCCCGGATATCGTTTCCTTCTTGTATCATACAATTTAGACAAAGCCAATCAAAAGGGGTGGAACAAAGCGGCTGAAATTGCCCGTTTTCTGAAAAAGAAAAAAATTTCCATGGTGCTCCTGACGGCTACCAGCAGAGAAGAAGCACTCCAAAAAGAGAAAAGGTCAGGGGTTCGTTTTCCGGTTTATCTGGCAGATGAAACCGATCTGAAAGCCATGATACGCTCCAATCCGGGACTGATTTTGCTACATCATGGAGTTATCCTGAAGAAATGGGATTTTCATGACTTTCCGGATACCCTTCAATTGAAAAAAATCTTAGTTTCACCGGCTGAATAGGAGAGAAGATGTTACACTATATCGTTAAAAGGTTGTTTTACGGAATTCTGGTGTTGTGGGGAGTGGTAACATTGGTGTTTCTGTTATTCAACCTGCTGCCGGGCGATGCTTCGCGTATGTTGCTCGGGCAACGGGCTGACATTTCGTCGGTAGAAGCCATCCGCAAAGATTTAGGCTTGGACAAACCCCTTTATATCCAGTATCTTAATTTCCTGAATGACTTATCACCCCTTTCCGTTCACAATGCCGACAATCCGAAAAGCTATTGGTATCTGAATCGAAATAAATATCCGTCTGCCCATATCTTACTGCATTTTAAACACGATGTACTGGTATTGAAACCTCCTTATCTCCGCCGTTCATACCAAAGTAAAAGAGAAGTGTCTGCCATTATTGCAGAAGCCTTTCCCAAAACATTTCTGCTGGCCGCCGCCGCCATCTTCATGGCGCTGTTTCTGGGCATTTTACTGGGAATACCAGCTGCTCTATACAAAGACAGTGCTTACGACCGGTTTATGATGGTATTCTCATCATTGGGAATGTCGGTTCCTTCGTTTTTTGCTGCTATTCTGATTGCCTGGCTGTTTGGTTTTGTGTGGGAAAAATATACCGGACTTCCCATGTTCGGAAGTCTATATTCCGTTGACAATTATACCGGAGAAGTTTACCTTAACCTTCGTAATTTAATTTTACCGGCAATTACGCTGGGAATAAGACCTTTAGCCATTGTGATTAGTCTTACCCGCAGTGCTTTGCTGGACGAGTTATCGAAGGATTATATCCGGACAGCTTATGCCAAAGGGCTGCGACCGGTTCGGGTGATATTTAAACACGCCATGCGCAATGCGTTAAACCCGGTGATTACAGCCATCACCGGATGGTTTGCTTCTCTTTTGGCCGGAGCCGTATTTGTGGAATATGTTTTTGACTGGAAAGGAATCGGGCTGGTCATTGTGGACGGACTGGAAAAATATGATCTTCCCGTAATCATGGGCGTGGTACTTTTTATCGCCGTTATTCTGATTTTGACGAATATTTTTGTGGATATCCTTTATGCGCTTTTGGATCCGCGGGTGCGTCTGAGTTGATCAAAACAGAAAAATTGCCACTGCGCACAGAAGAGAAAGGTATTTTTACAAGCTGGTTTTTTTTAACAAGATAAAGGATTTTTCCATCGACAGACAGGGCAGGATTCTTTATCGGAACAGAGAATGAAAATATTTCTCTTTTGTACGTGTTATCTCCTGTTACCGACATGAAAACAAAGCGAATTCCTTGCTGGCTAACGTACAAAATACGATAGCTGTCCGGTGTCCAGCAAACTTTTCCAAAAACATTTTCGGAAAGCGTATCTACTGTTTCTCCATACCAATTCATGCATTTCAAATATTGCCGGCCATTTTCAGCATGCACGATGTAGGCAATTTTTTTACCATCCGGAGAGAAAACCGGAAAACGGCAATTGCCCTTTTCTGTGGTTAGGCGGTTAATGTTTCCGTAAATAAAATCATAGCTATAAATTTGCCAATAGCCGGTACGGTCATCGTAACCAGAGAAAATCACAAGATGCCGGGATGGGGTAAAGGAAGCTTCACGAGAGACTACTTTGTACGGTATTAAACTCTTTTGCCTTTTTGTTTGAATATCAAAATATTGTAATCGGCTATCCAGCTGATGCCCGACATCATAAACCAAAGCTTTTTTCCCGGGAACCCATACCGGATGTTGAGGAGATGAATGATGAATCGGTAACCGGACAACCGAATCGGTTGCCGGATAGAAAAGCATAATGCGGCTGTCTGCCGAATCGCTGCTGCACTGAAACAGAATTCCGTTTTTTGAAACGGAAGGAAAATCCTGATGACAGAAACTTCCGGTTTGTGCCCATGCCGTAAGCGGGGCAAAAAGCCAAAAGCTCCACAAGAAAATGGAATATAGAAAGAATGAAATATGGTGTGCTCTGATGTTCAAGATTGTTCTGTTGATATGGCTGCAAAAGTAACAAACAGGAGCGTTGTTTTACTGCCGTGTTGTCTAATTTTTATTTGATGTGCTGATGATATTTTCGTTTTATTATCCGGTTTCCATTGAGTTCATGATGTGTTAAATACTTTATGAAGTAAAAAGATAATGTTCGGAAAGAACTTCCATTGTGGGCGGGTCCGCCCGGATTCTTTATAAGGGCGGACAAACGCACGGACTATCCGCACCATTTTCCGAAGAAATTCCTACGGAGCCTGCGCAGACAAAATCACAAAAGGGAAACCCCAAAAGACAAAAAAATAAATCACAAACGAAATATCAAAAAACAAATTCCCCCAAAAAACCAAATGCCAAACACGGACGAGATGTGGTGTATTGGAGTCCCGGTAGGGACGACTTATTACCAATGACTCTGAATTTATTCAGAGGCCGGTATTCAACCCCTTCGGGGTTATGATTCTCTGGTGGATTTATTTCCCTGCACTTCGTACAGGGTTATTCCCGTTTAATCCCTCCGGGATTAGCTACAAACACGAGAAAAAGATTGGGCTAATTTTAAGTACTTTACACTTCAAGTGCCTAAAGTTAGAAATCCCAAAAAACAAAAAGACAAATGACAAACGAAACTCCAAAAACTAAACAATAAACAATTGATAATCTAATATTCGTCGTTTAAGCGTTCGTTTGAAAGATGAATTCTCGGTTTCGTTTGCATCAAACACGGAAGATGTGATACTTGGAGTCCCGTAGGGACGACTTATTACCATTGACTCTGAATTTATTCAGAGGCCGGTATTCAACCCTTTCGGGATTTCGAAAAGCTGTCTTGGGAAAAAAGAAAAACAATAATGGATATTATGACGCAAACCTTTTTTTATCAAACAGATGGTATCGTGACAAAATAGGAATTTGCTGCAATGTCAAAATTTCATGGCATAAAAATTGATATAAAAGGCAGGGCATAAAACATTTTTTTTACTTTTGTGCTCCCAAAAAGAAGAGAAGTTCTTTGACAAATTGGGGCTGACTGGTTTTGACAGCATGAGAATGAATATGTAAGCATGCCGGGCAAGGTAACAAGACCCGTAAAACCTGGTTACAAATTTTTTAATTGGCGAAACTAATTACGCTCTCGCAGCCTAATCGAAGCACAGTAGATAGGCTTAATCCTCTGTCAAGGTTACAGGGGACGAGACGGCTCGCAGGTGGAGATGTCTGATTCCGGCCTGGTAACGAGTCGCAAGGAACTTCAGACTGGTTTTGGCTATGCCTCGGAGCCAAAACGAGATTTTAGAGGCTAAGGCAATATCTTGGGTGTTTGTCCCCGTGTATTGCCCGACAATCAAAGACAAACTAAGCATGTAGAAAGCATATTGATTCAATGTATGGACGAGGGTTCGAATCCCTCCAGCTCCACGGAATTGGATGTTAGATGTTTGGATGGATGATGGATGATGTTTGGGTAGATGATGGAAGATGTTTGGATGTAAGAGGATGTAGTATGTGAGAGATGGGCAGAAACATAATTCCCAGCGCTGAAAAACTGGATTTTTTTACTTTTGAAGAAAAATATATCCGTGGATAAAAACGAATTAATCGAAAGAAATAAACGTTTTGCCATTAAGTGTGTTCAGCTTGCTGAAAGTCTGCCCAATACAAAACTTGGAAATCATATCAGAGATCAATTGATTCGGTGTTCTACTTCAATTGCTGCCAATTACAGAGCTTCAAAATTGGCTCAGTCAAGAGCTGCTTTTATTGCAAAACTTAGTATTGTAATTGAAGAAGCAGATGAAGCTGAGTTTTGGATAGATTTGGGGTGTGAATTTGATTTATTTGAACATACGAAGGCAAAGGAGCTGATAAAAGAAGCTCATGAATTAGCATCCATTTATATTGCTACACGGAATACATTACGTAATAAAAAATAATATAAGTTAGTAGCGCTTAAACAAATAAACATTTAAATAAAAACATCCAACATCTAAAATCAAACATTGAACATTATTATTGGTCCCGTAGTTCAACGGATAGAATGTCAGATTCCGGTTCTGATGATCTGGGTTCGAATCCCGGCGGGATCACAACCTAAAAAAGCGACTTGATGAAAATCAGGTCGCTTTTTTTATTGGAAATCAATGCTTTTGTCGCGATTTACAACATCAGCGGTTTGACAAAGGTTTCGATATCTTTTTCCGTAATTTCTTTATCACAAAGAATGGTGAGACGTTCCACCACATTGTGGAGTTCGCGGATATTGCCCGTCCAGCGAAATGTCTGAAGCATTTGAATGGCTTTGTCGGTTATCTGCAACGGAGGTTTTCCCTGCGCTTCGGCAAGTTCTTTAATAAAATGTTCTACCAGCAGGGGAATGTCATCTAACCGCTCGCGCAAAGGAGGAACCTGCATAACGATAACACTCAGCCGGTGGTACAAATCTTCACGAAAGTTTCCTTTTTTAATCTCCTCGGGCAGATTTTTATTCGAAGCGGCAATGACCCGTACGTCCACCGGAATTTCCTTTTCACCGCCCACACGGATAATTTTATTTTCCTGTAATGCCCTTAAAACTTTGGCCTGTGCCGAAAGGCTCATATCGCCAATTTCATCAAGGAACAGGGTACCGCCGTGCGCCAGTTCAAAATCACCTTTCCGTTGTTTAATGGCCGAGGTAAACGAACCTTTTTCGTGCCCGAACAACTGACTTTCAATTAATTCAGACGGAATGGCAGCACAGTTTACCTCAACAAACGGTGATTTTTGACGGTTGCTTTGTTCATGAATTTGCCTTGCCACCAGTTCTTTTCCGGTTCCGTTTTCGCCGGCAATTAACACACGGGCCGTGGTTGGCGCCACTTTGGTTATCATCTCTTTTAATTGCAAAATGGGTTTGGAATTCCCCACGATTTCATATTTTCTTTCAATTTCTTTTTTCAGGTTCTTAGTCTGAACAACCAGTTCCTTCTTATCAATGGCATTGCGTAAAGTGATCAGCAACCGATTCAGGTCTGGTGGTTTGACAATAAAATCATAAGCACCTTTTTTAATGGCTTCTACCGCCGTTTCAATAGTGCCGTGCCCCGAAATCATAATCACCGGACAATCAGAAAACTTCTGAAGCTTATCAAGCACTTCCATTCCATCCATTTCCGGCATTTTAATGTCGAGCAGAATCACATCATAGCTATTGGCCTGAGCCAGTTCAAGTCCGTCCATTCCGTTGGCAGCCAGATCCACTTCATACTTTTCAAATTCTAAAATTTCTT
The sequence above is drawn from the Candidatus Sulfidibacterium hydrothermale genome and encodes:
- a CDS encoding class II SORL domain-containing protein, with product MKINRYVDISTIDREAKRDYIDRHSPFIHCEKTAKKGEKFKVTVKLGDEYPHPDDFDHYIAWVQLWNGENNLAQATFVPGALGNQPGHVEVDFYIVPTRNMKLTAMAFCTKHGLWQSDEVVVEVTE
- the cdaA gene encoding diadenylate cyclase CdaA: MEAIFIHIRILDLVDIFLVAVLLFMLYKLLKGTAAINIFLGIVAIFVLWKITAALKMQLLSDILGAFISVGIIAFLIIFQPEIRQFLLALGTPSFLGKYGKHFAFLSNWFESSYETDTNPVVVACRHMSNIKQGALIVITRQNELQQVVNTGVIIDAVISSPLIENIFFKNSPLHDGAMIITQNRIKAAGCVLPVSKKKLPRYAGLRHRAAVGLTEISDAIAIVVSEETGNISYCTGGNIRHNIEPSTLQQKLASDLGLDSEQADTESVQENVKKD
- the folP gene encoding dihydropteroate synthase, whose amino-acid sequence is MGNKDTFFPAIQKIRAGEKIIDFSRPKIMGILNLTPDSFFDGGKYIDGEQGLYHAEEMLKDGADIIDIGAVSTRPGAPEVDEEEEKRRLLPVLEKLVAHFPEALFSIDTFRSGVAKEAVETGAHIVNDISGGTMDTNMFSTIARLNVPYILMHIHGTPQTMQQHPVPRQTIVEKVSTFFSGRVQQLREQGVENIILDPGFGFGKTLEANYRLLAQLGDVRVGNLPILAGISRKSMINKVLQTQPEEALNGTTTLHTLALLNGANILRVHDVKEAVEVVRLVEFYRNFGNSGNSY
- a CDS encoding DUF1599 domain-containing protein, with the protein product MENKTAQQFETIMQQCVDVFEKKMKDYGSAWRILRTSSLTDQIYIKAKRIRSIQLKGEQKIKEGIVPEFIGIVNYSVMALIQLEKGVADSPDLDEETARKLFRKYLEKARDLMLNKNHDYGEAWRNMRISSLTDIILMKLLRIKQIENNEGKTMVSEGLDANYYDIINYSVFALIKILLEGEQE
- a CDS encoding BT_3928 family protein encodes the protein MSRNKARRFVYVLMNIVRIVLGLVFLFSSVVKGIDPVGTSYRVQDYLQVYGWTALLPYAMEITFLIILSEFLLAIGFLFRLFIRTAAKAMLLMLLFFLVVTWFDARYNMVPDCGCFGDAVKLTNWETFYKNVALLFLNVVFLFWGSKDQKSKRTKGRQAVILVLFGMGFLGFMGYNLYHLPVIDFRAWKTGRDMTVVPQNPKRYVVYENKKTGQQKTFLFPDYPWKDTAWMARWKFVKQYTFQPVINKKYNLVIEDAAGNDCSRKIIEYPGYRFLLVSYNLDKANQKGWNKAAEIARFLKKKKISMVLLTATSREEALQKEKRSGVRFPVYLADETDLKAMIRSNPGLILLHHGVILKKWDFHDFPDTLQLKKILVSPAE
- a CDS encoding ABC transporter permease, with amino-acid sequence MLHYIVKRLFYGILVLWGVVTLVFLLFNLLPGDASRMLLGQRADISSVEAIRKDLGLDKPLYIQYLNFLNDLSPLSVHNADNPKSYWYLNRNKYPSAHILLHFKHDVLVLKPPYLRRSYQSKREVSAIIAEAFPKTFLLAAAAIFMALFLGILLGIPAALYKDSAYDRFMMVFSSLGMSVPSFFAAILIAWLFGFVWEKYTGLPMFGSLYSVDNYTGEVYLNLRNLILPAITLGIRPLAIVISLTRSALLDELSKDYIRTAYAKGLRPVRVIFKHAMRNALNPVITAITGWFASLLAGAVFVEYVFDWKGIGLVIVDGLEKYDLPVIMGVVLFIAVILILTNIFVDILYALLDPRVRLS
- a CDS encoding TolB family protein — translated: MNIRAHHISFFLYSIFLWSFWLFAPLTAWAQTGSFCHQDFPSVSKNGILFQCSSDSADSRIMLFYPATDSVVRLPIHHSSPQHPVWVPGKKALVYDVGHQLDSRLQYFDIQTKRQKSLIPYKVVSREASFTPSRHLVIFSGYDDRTGYWQIYSYDFIYGNINRLTTEKGNCRFPVFSPDGKKIAYIVHAENGRQYLKCMNWYGETVDTLSENVFGKVCWTPDSYRILYVSQQGIRFVFMSVTGDNTYKREIFSFSVPIKNPALSVDGKILYLVKKNQLVKIPFSSVRSGNFSVLINSDAPADPKAHKGYPQKYSSKSE
- a CDS encoding four helix bundle protein, with product MDKNELIERNKRFAIKCVQLAESLPNTKLGNHIRDQLIRCSTSIAANYRASKLAQSRAAFIAKLSIVIEEADEAEFWIDLGCEFDLFEHTKAKELIKEAHELASIYIATRNTLRNKK
- a CDS encoding sigma-54-dependent transcriptional regulator, translated to MAKILVIDDESSIRRTLKEILEFEKYEVDLAANGMDGLELAQANSYDVILLDIKMPEMDGMEVLDKLQKFSDCPVIMISGHGTIETAVEAIKKGAYDFIVKPPDLNRLLITLRNAIDKKELVVQTKNLKKEIERKYEIVGNSKPILQLKEMITKVAPTTARVLIAGENGTGKELVARQIHEQSNRQKSPFVEVNCAAIPSELIESQLFGHEKGSFTSAIKQRKGDFELAHGGTLFLDEIGDMSLSAQAKVLRALQENKIIRVGGEKEIPVDVRVIAASNKNLPEEIKKGNFREDLYHRLSVIVMQVPPLRERLDDIPLLVEHFIKELAEAQGKPPLQITDKAIQMLQTFRWTGNIRELHNVVERLTILCDKEITEKDIETFVKPLML